A window of Enoplosus armatus isolate fEnoArm2 chromosome 3, fEnoArm2.hap1, whole genome shotgun sequence contains these coding sequences:
- the LOC139282451 gene encoding transcription factor HES-5-like encodes MAPTITAAMTNSQEHLTLTHKLRKPLVEKLRRERINSSIEQLKSLLGPEFLKQQPDSKLEKADILEMTVCVLTELQQQHQQQRTLLNRLTKLQSSSDKNLREADFSLLSSTDQTSITKEKSPANSAPWRPW; translated from the exons ATGGCACCTACAATCACTGCAGCAATGACCAATTCTCAGGAGCATCTGACTCTGACCCACAAG ctcagaaagCCTCTGGTGGAGAAGTTACGCAGAGAGCGAATCAACAGCAGCATTGAGCAGCTCAAGTCTCTCCTGGGTCCAGAGTTcctcaaacagcagccagactCCAAGCTGGAGAAAGCAGACATCCTGGAGATGACAGTTTGTGTCCTGACAGAgctgcaacagcagcatcaacagcagaGAACACTTCTGAACCGCTTGACCAAGCTGCAGTCTTCCTCTGATAAAAACCTGAGAGAGGCTGACTTCTCTCTTCTGAGCTCCACAGACCAGACAAGCATCACCAAAGAGAAGAGTCCAGCCAACAGCGCCCCCTGGAGGCCGTGGTAG